A portion of the Caenorhabditis elegans chromosome III genome contains these proteins:
- the ppm-1.D gene encoding PPM-type phosphatase domain-containing protein (Confirmed by transcript evidence) encodes MVQTSEPMARTPIQFGENMRITVAASQGGRRYMEDRCVIHTERINNGLLDWTFVGVFDGHGGEHASEYVRRHLLMNITKNQKFESNSDEDILEAIRQGFLMTHEQMRHVYDEWPYTASGYPSTAGTTVSCVFIRNGKLYTGHVGDSAIFLGTVENGELHSRPLTTDHKPESVHEQLRIAKAGGETAVKSGVTRVVWKRPQKMSQFMMMTSNSNEQKHHQNPQIMENIPFLSVARSLGDLWSYNEKTNMFIVSPEPDLGVHRLTGNDFCLVLASDGMTNVMTGDQAISIVFKEEEMVEIHEEINRNHSRCVLRSALQKWRSLRADNVTIATVIFDIEPIKYTDAEMLMKVGKYVNASQVLTDRPDAMLKVSKNENILLSTQRTPIIYNGSKDVNFCRVTYKGPGFRTHEDELLEERRNLMSKFGGVDGGAAIAIAGGPPVDARRGDTTGKDENNVKYDVNGEEDDIINDITTEEEASQEIDLSLRLVQRSTAVTIIESPNRPPRPHAPRPVFIDDSIIEEENDGNLDEKSLIGVQITPSRTSPGHCTVRRVKAEAVRKLRTPKMSTMDESSSSSTPPDRRITRSASKGLKTPPTPEPPRGIIGVNPNLTADAVLLLTPRRRRSTRIQNSCASAAAPGAASLSTEKLTQSSRKRARTCAVGAASGVTPVVASLTLQDHQLLRPHTHAPPPTPSRSAPSSPSSKKCEISSSLKTSKSAKASSLSKLDDGIIRVSEIADEEDDDDVTMMRGPPSKMRRFFGYMKKMVWGK; translated from the exons ggCGGTCGTCGTTATATGGAGGATAGATGTGTAATTCACACTGAACGAATCAACAATGGCCTTCTCGATTGGACGTTTGTCGGAGTTTTCGATGGACACGGCGGTGAACACGCTTCAGAATACGTCCGCCGCCATTTATTGATGAATATTACG aaaaatcaaaaattcgagtCAAATTCGGATGAGGATATTCTCGAAGCAATTCGGCAGGGATTCCTGATGACTCACGAACAAATGCGCCATGTTTATG acgaatGGCCATATACAGCAAGTGGATACCCGTCAACTGCCGGTACAACAGTTAGCTGcgtttttattcgaaatggAAAACTCTACACTGGACACGTCGGAGATTCCGCCATTTTTCTTGGAACCGTTGAAA acggaGAACTGCATTCCCGACCACTGACAACAGATCATAAGCCAGAATCGGTTCACGAGCAGCTGAGAATTGCAAAAGCCGGCGGTGAAACTGCTGTAAAAAGTGGTGTAACACGTGTTGTATGGAAACGCCCACAAAAAATGAGCCAATTTATGATGATGACGAGTAATAGTAATGAACAGAAGCACCACCAGAATCCacaaattatggaaaatattccatttttatcCGTTGCCAGAAGTTTGGGCGATTTGTGGTCTTACAACGAAAAGACGAATATGTTTATTGTCTCACCGGAACCTGATTTGG GAGTCCACCGGCTGACAGGAAATGACTTTTGCCTCGTACTAGCTTCTGATGGAATGACAAATGTAATGACTGGTGATCAAGCAATATCAATTGTATttaaagaagaagaaatggtTGAAATTCATGAAGAAATCAATCGAAATCATTCGAGATGTGTGCTCCGTTCGGCTCTACAGAAATGGAGATCACTGAGAGCTGATAATGTGACAATTGCCACTGTTATATTCGATATTGAGCCAATTAAGTATACAGATGCCGAGATGCTCATGAAAGTTGGCAAATATGTTAATGCGTCGCAG gTGCTCACAGATCGTCCAGACGCGATGctaaaagtatcaaaaaatgaaaatattctaTTATCAACTCAACGTACACCAATAATCTATAATGGGTCAAAAGATGTCAATTTCTGTCGTGTAACGTACAAAGGACCCGGTTTTCGTACTCATGAAGACGAATTATTGGAAGAAAGACGAAATTTGATGAGCAAATTTGGTGGTGTTGATGGAGGAGCCGCAATTGCTATAGCCGGTGGACCACCAGTTGATGCGAGACGTGGAGATACTACTGGGAAAGACGAGAATAATGTGAAATATGATGTTAATGGAGAAGAGGACGATATTATCAATGATATCACCACTGAAGAAGAAGCATCACAGGAAATTGATCTGAGCTTGAGATTGGTTCAG cgtTCTACGGCAGTAACAATAATAGAATCACCAAATCGTCCACCACGTCCACATGCTCCACGTCCAGTATTCATTGATGATTCAAttattgaagaagaaaatgatggaaatttggatgaaaaatcaCTGATTGGAGTACAAATTACACCATCACGTACTTCACCAGGACACTGTACTGTACGACGTGTTAAAGCTGAAGCTGTTCGAAAACTTAGAACACCGAAAATGTCGACGATGGATG aatccagTAGCAGCAGTACCCCGCCAGACCGTCGTATTACTCGTTCCGCATCAAAAGGACTAAAAACTCCGCCAACTCCGGAGCCGCCACGTGGAATAATTGGAGTAAATCCGAATTTAACAGCCGACGCTGTCCTCCTACTGACACCCCGCCGCCGACGATCGacaagaattcaaaattcatgtGCTTCTGCTGCTGCTCCTGGAGCAGCTTCACTATCGACTGAAAAGCTTACACAGAGCAGCAGAAAAAGAGCACGAACTTGTGCTGTTGGAGCAGCTTCTGGTGTTACACCAGTTGTTGCTAGTTTGACGCTGCAG GATCATCAACTCCTCCGCCCACACACACACGCCCCGCCTCCAACTCCATCTCGCTCCGCCCCCTCGTCGCCATCgtcgaaaaaatgtgaaatttcttCTTCGCTAAAAACGAGTAAATCGGCAAAAGCTTCATCTCTATCGAAACTGGATGATGGAATTATTCGAGTTTCAGAAATTGCAgacgaagaagatgatgatgacgtcacTATGATGAGGGGTCCACCGTCGAAAATGCGACGATTTTTTGgatatatgaaaaaaatggtttgGGGGAAGTAg
- the phf-5 gene encoding PHD finger-like domain-containing protein 5A (Confirmed by transcript evidence) — protein sequence MAKHHPDLIFCRKQPGIAIGRLCEKCDGRCVICDSHVRPCTLVRICEECNYGSYQGRCVICGGAGVSDAYYCKECTILEKDRDGCPKIVNLGSAKTDLFYERKKFGSKKS from the exons ATGGCAAAACATCATCcagatttgattttttgccgaaaacaGCCCGGAATTGCCATTGGAAGACTCTGTGAGAAGT gcGATGGTCGTTGTGTGATTTGTGATTCACATGTTCGTCCATGTACATTGGTTCGTATCTGTGAAGAGTGTAATTATGGATCATATCAG ggtCGGTGTGTGATTTGTGGTGGCGCTGGCGTCAGTGATGCATATTATTGCAAAGAATGCACAATTCTCGAAAAGGATCGTGACGGATGcccgaaaattgtgaatttggGAAGTGCGAAGACGGATTTGTTCTACGAACGAAAGAAATTCGGATCGAAAAAGTCGTAG
- the gip-1 gene encoding Gamma tubulin complex component protein N-terminal domain-containing protein (Confirmed by transcript evidence), whose protein sequence is MRRQGSEEVEAVQQFLNAFGFHDRDVIKVQEGLFHSRQLNDVNASRTCVDQFVKKCELRDPNGIKPLRKKIDALMNESVEMNYMMDFLVRCRQAHLFHNETIRNSPSIGLGSIGGTPTNSIPSSSPFQRRSASRGRVLSTLTGDQQTPSIADSSSRSRANSSFTAYDNRMLGMERQLAGNMAQRPRSPYTINGIPTTRVQPISASNQLFTASNGFTPPNPHLRTTSRREESPSSSVFPHNSDFERNRGGAPNRAHQLRHPTTSHLLNTSVTSSIRANVNSNSNTPIHSRIGSAITETESNVCECLLSALLGIETRLFTPIHREMKITSTASLSTTHQAVCSRILPIANTYLLLSHKEPNNTGQMTEALMAAIRRIIGDYITDIDALRRTRGIKFYQCLPLIDMWQNRLRLLKMAYKIRNLPQLELLENLYILHAAYSFDSDQKSILDVILDYTLGVFCNQMMEWMTTGEIPTSDKWIIEKNEQSGELFLRKIPIFITDSDARILLEIGKSLPHVESASDSDLEAIDKATTVVRTQLGPKAIFSKILGQILRILRDVVCGIVMRMVMETGRLKEHVLKSTSFFFLSDPRFTTTLYTIIKEASQGLRVGSTTLSRQTVSSALAAALESCQSTQNISDKEKKVKKLMFTLDALTSTGSTPNVSSRMQFVQPLRPRYAPQMDLMKPIFSACDDAYESIFHVIWSIDLARCSTQDASSQNLPEIQRFLIKNYSLRENATCLLNMLAHVFSIINSTLLRVRCHVSVQLARFLARFLAAIDEKCVDVDDVIAEHRRFVHRATCVVFLKNSDQIEKELATLVRSTFDAQEFTQEFGATWRDVIESTGNDENARKARIAEICQKKTIGARNLMDSVNVSGGLPLKNRFFFCENLNFPGFLSLKLIFPQFFDRKLVGGLTFWISRPPKKFQNFKLYSKEKRKFTRKTIFNRFFLCFSHIFGLFLVKIRIFYNF, encoded by the exons atgcGTCGACAAGGCAGCGAAGAAGTTGAAGCTGtacagcaatttttaaatgcttTCGGGTTTCATGATAGAG ATGTGATAAAAGTTCAAGAAGGGCTATTCCACAGCCGTCAGCTCAACGATGTGAACGCTTCGAGAACATGTGTAGATCAATTTGTTaagaaat GCGAACTTCGTGATCCGAACGGAATAAAACCGcttcgcaaaaaaatcgatgctCTGATGAACGAATCGGTAGAAATGAATTATATGATGGATTTTCTTGTGAGATGTCGACAGGCTCACttatttcataatgaaacaaTAAGAAATAGTCCGAGTATTGGTCTGGGATCCATTGGAGGTACCCCGACCAATTCGATTCCATCCTCATCGCCGTTTCAAAGAAGATCTGCAAGTCGTGGACGGGTGCTCAGCACGCTGA CCGGAGACCAACAAACTCCATCAATTGCCGATTCATCGTCTCGTTCTCGTGCCAATTCCTCATTTACTGCCTATGACAATCGAATGCTTGGAATGGAACGCCAATTGGCTGGAAATATGGCTCAACGGCCACGGAGTCCGTATACAATTAATGGAATACCAACTACGAGGGTTCAGCCGATTAGCGCCAGCAATCAGCTTTTTAC tgcttCCAATGGCTTCACACCTCCAAATCCACATCTCCGAACAACTTCTCGTCGTGAAGAATCACCATCTTCCTCCGTATTTCCACataattcagattttgaaCGTAACCGTGGTGGTGCTCCGAACCGTGCTCACCAGCTCCGCCATCCGACCACAAGCCACCTATTGAATACATCTGTGACGTCATCGATTCGGGCGAATGTTAATTCCAACTCGAATACGCCGATTCATTCGAGAATCGGAAGTGCTATAA ctgaaaccGAATCAAATGTTTGCGAATGCTTGCTCTCCGCACTTCTTGGCATCGAAACTCGGCTTTTCACTCCAATTCACAGAGAAATGAAGATCACATCAACTGCTTCACTGTCAACG ACCCATCAAGCAGTGTGCTCACGTATCCTACCAATTGCTAATACATATCTACTATTATCACATAAAGAGCCCAACAACACTGGACAAATGACTGAAGCTCTGATGGCGGCGATTCGACGAATTATTGGTGATTATATCACTGATATTGATGCTTTACGACGGACTAGAGGcatcaaattttatcaatGTCTTCCGCTTATTGATATGTGGCAAAATCGGCTGAGATTGCTGAAAATGGCCTATAAAATTAG aaatttgccCCAACTGGAACTTCTCGAAAACTTGTACATTCTGCACGCGGCGTATAGCTTTGATTCggatcaaaaatcaatacttgACGTGATTCTTGATTATACATTGGGAGTTTTTTGTAATCAAATGATGGAATGGATGACTACGGGCGAAATTCCCACCAGTGATAAg tGGATTATTGAGAAGAATGAGCAGAGCGGAGAGCTTTTTCTgcggaaaattccaatttttatcacGGATTCGGATGCTagaatt cttctcgaaattggaaaatcccTTCCACACGTTGAATCTGCATCAGACTCGGATCTGGAGGCAATCGATAAAGCGACTACAGTAGTCCGTACTCAATTGGGTCCCAAAgcgattttctcgaaaattttgggcCAAATCTTGCGTATTCTCCGTGATGTTGTGTGTGGAATTGTGATGCGGATGGTGATGGAAACTGGACGATTAAAGGAACATGTACTCAAATCAACATCATTCTTCTTTTTGAGTGATCCCAGATTTACGACCACTCTCTACACTATTATAAA AGAAGCATCACAAGGACTTCGTGTTGGAAGTACAACGCTCAGCCGTCAAACTGTGTCAAGTGCACTGGCAGCCGCACTCGAATCGTGTCAATCTACACAAAATATTAGTGATaaggagaaaaaagtgaagaaattgATGTTCACACTGGATGCGTTGACTTCG ACTGGAAGCACACCAAACGTGTCGTCAAGAATGCAATTTGTACAACCGTTACGCCCACGCTACGCGCCTCAAATGGACCTGATGAAGCccattttttcag CCTGCGACGATGCCTACGAATCGATATTCCACGTAATTTGGTCCATAGATTTGGCTCGTTGTTCAACTCAAGATGcttcttctcaaaatcttccagAAATTCAGCGTTTCCTCATTAAAAACTATTCTCTTCGTGAGAATGCCACGTGTCTTCTGAATATGCTCGCCCACGTGTTTTCCATCATAAATTCCACGTTGCTCCGTGTCCGATGCCACGTTTCTGTGCAATTGGCTCGATTTTTGGCCCGTTTTTTGGCGGCGATCGACGAAAAATGTGTCGACGTGGATGACGTCATTGCTGAGCACCGGCGATTTGTGCATCGTGCGACGTGTgtcgtttttctcaaaaattcggaTCAAATCGAAAAAGAGCTCGCCACTCTTGTCCGTTCCACGTTTGATGCTCAAGAATTCACGCAGGAATTCGGAGCCACTTGGCGTGACGTCATCGAGAGCACTGGAAATGATGAGAATGCGCGGAAAGCAAGAATTGCGGAGATTTGTCAGAAAAAGACGATTGGGGCGAGGAATTTGATGGATAGTGTTAATGTTAGTGGGGGTTTGccgttgaaaaatcgattttttttttgcgaaaatttgaattttccaggatttttgagcctaaaattgatttttccgcagttttttgaccgaaaattagttggtggcctaactttttggatttctaggccaccaaaaaaatttcaaaatttcaaattgtacagcaaagaaaaaagaaaattcacaagaaaaacaatttttaaccgtttttttttgtgtttttcacacatttttggcctttttttggtgaaaattcgaatcttctataatttttga
- the gip-1 gene encoding Gamma-tubulin complex component (Confirmed by transcript evidence), with the protein MRRQGSEEVEAVQQFLNAFGFHDRDVIKVQEGLFHSRQLNDVNASRTCVDQFVKKCELRDPNGIKPLRKKIDALMNESVEMNYMMDFLVRCRQAHLFHNETIRNSPSIGLGSIGGTPTNSIPSSSPFQRRSASRGRVLSTLTGDQQTPSIADSSSRSRANSSFTAYDNRMLGMERQLAGNMAQRPRSPYTINGIPTTRVQPISASNQLFTASNGFTPPNPHLRTTSRREESPSSSVFPHNSDFERNRGGAPNRAHQLRHPTTSHLLNTSVTSSIRANVNSNSNTPIHSRIGSAITETESNVCECLLSALLGIETRLFTPIHREMKITSTASLSTTHQAVCSRILPIANTYLLLSHKEPNNTGQMTEALMAAIRRIIGDYITDIDALRRTRGIKFYQCLPLIDMWQNRLRLLKMAYKIRNLPQLELLENLYILHAAYSFDSDQKSILDVILDYTLGVFCNQMMEWMTTGEIPTSDKWIIEKNEQSGELFLRKIPIFITDSDARILLEIGKSLPHVESASDSDLEAIDKATTVVRTQLGPKAIFSKILGQILRILRDVVCGIVMRMVMETGRLKEHVLKSTSFFFLSDPRFTTTLYTIIKEASQGLRVGSTTLSRQTVSSALAAALESCQSTQNISDKEKKVKKLMFTLDALTSTGSTPNVSSRMQFVQPLRPRYAPQMDLMKPIFSACDDAYESIFHVIWSIDLARCSTQDASSQNLPEIQRFLIKNYSLRENATCLLNMLAHVFSIINSTLLRVRCHVSVQLARFLARFLAAIDEKCVDVDDVIAEHRRFVHRATCVVFLKNSDQIEKELATLVRSTFDAQEFTQEFGATWRDVIESTGNDENARKARIAEICQKKTIGARNLMDSVNTTQRKLNELLDEQITYGNDALLD; encoded by the exons atgcGTCGACAAGGCAGCGAAGAAGTTGAAGCTGtacagcaatttttaaatgcttTCGGGTTTCATGATAGAG ATGTGATAAAAGTTCAAGAAGGGCTATTCCACAGCCGTCAGCTCAACGATGTGAACGCTTCGAGAACATGTGTAGATCAATTTGTTaagaaat GCGAACTTCGTGATCCGAACGGAATAAAACCGcttcgcaaaaaaatcgatgctCTGATGAACGAATCGGTAGAAATGAATTATATGATGGATTTTCTTGTGAGATGTCGACAGGCTCACttatttcataatgaaacaaTAAGAAATAGTCCGAGTATTGGTCTGGGATCCATTGGAGGTACCCCGACCAATTCGATTCCATCCTCATCGCCGTTTCAAAGAAGATCTGCAAGTCGTGGACGGGTGCTCAGCACGCTGA CCGGAGACCAACAAACTCCATCAATTGCCGATTCATCGTCTCGTTCTCGTGCCAATTCCTCATTTACTGCCTATGACAATCGAATGCTTGGAATGGAACGCCAATTGGCTGGAAATATGGCTCAACGGCCACGGAGTCCGTATACAATTAATGGAATACCAACTACGAGGGTTCAGCCGATTAGCGCCAGCAATCAGCTTTTTAC tgcttCCAATGGCTTCACACCTCCAAATCCACATCTCCGAACAACTTCTCGTCGTGAAGAATCACCATCTTCCTCCGTATTTCCACataattcagattttgaaCGTAACCGTGGTGGTGCTCCGAACCGTGCTCACCAGCTCCGCCATCCGACCACAAGCCACCTATTGAATACATCTGTGACGTCATCGATTCGGGCGAATGTTAATTCCAACTCGAATACGCCGATTCATTCGAGAATCGGAAGTGCTATAA ctgaaaccGAATCAAATGTTTGCGAATGCTTGCTCTCCGCACTTCTTGGCATCGAAACTCGGCTTTTCACTCCAATTCACAGAGAAATGAAGATCACATCAACTGCTTCACTGTCAACG ACCCATCAAGCAGTGTGCTCACGTATCCTACCAATTGCTAATACATATCTACTATTATCACATAAAGAGCCCAACAACACTGGACAAATGACTGAAGCTCTGATGGCGGCGATTCGACGAATTATTGGTGATTATATCACTGATATTGATGCTTTACGACGGACTAGAGGcatcaaattttatcaatGTCTTCCGCTTATTGATATGTGGCAAAATCGGCTGAGATTGCTGAAAATGGCCTATAAAATTAG aaatttgccCCAACTGGAACTTCTCGAAAACTTGTACATTCTGCACGCGGCGTATAGCTTTGATTCggatcaaaaatcaatacttgACGTGATTCTTGATTATACATTGGGAGTTTTTTGTAATCAAATGATGGAATGGATGACTACGGGCGAAATTCCCACCAGTGATAAg tGGATTATTGAGAAGAATGAGCAGAGCGGAGAGCTTTTTCTgcggaaaattccaatttttatcacGGATTCGGATGCTagaatt cttctcgaaattggaaaatcccTTCCACACGTTGAATCTGCATCAGACTCGGATCTGGAGGCAATCGATAAAGCGACTACAGTAGTCCGTACTCAATTGGGTCCCAAAgcgattttctcgaaaattttgggcCAAATCTTGCGTATTCTCCGTGATGTTGTGTGTGGAATTGTGATGCGGATGGTGATGGAAACTGGACGATTAAAGGAACATGTACTCAAATCAACATCATTCTTCTTTTTGAGTGATCCCAGATTTACGACCACTCTCTACACTATTATAAA AGAAGCATCACAAGGACTTCGTGTTGGAAGTACAACGCTCAGCCGTCAAACTGTGTCAAGTGCACTGGCAGCCGCACTCGAATCGTGTCAATCTACACAAAATATTAGTGATaaggagaaaaaagtgaagaaattgATGTTCACACTGGATGCGTTGACTTCG ACTGGAAGCACACCAAACGTGTCGTCAAGAATGCAATTTGTACAACCGTTACGCCCACGCTACGCGCCTCAAATGGACCTGATGAAGCccattttttcag CCTGCGACGATGCCTACGAATCGATATTCCACGTAATTTGGTCCATAGATTTGGCTCGTTGTTCAACTCAAGATGcttcttctcaaaatcttccagAAATTCAGCGTTTCCTCATTAAAAACTATTCTCTTCGTGAGAATGCCACGTGTCTTCTGAATATGCTCGCCCACGTGTTTTCCATCATAAATTCCACGTTGCTCCGTGTCCGATGCCACGTTTCTGTGCAATTGGCTCGATTTTTGGCCCGTTTTTTGGCGGCGATCGACGAAAAATGTGTCGACGTGGATGACGTCATTGCTGAGCACCGGCGATTTGTGCATCGTGCGACGTGTgtcgtttttctcaaaaattcggaTCAAATCGAAAAAGAGCTCGCCACTCTTGTCCGTTCCACGTTTGATGCTCAAGAATTCACGCAGGAATTCGGAGCCACTTGGCGTGACGTCATCGAGAGCACTGGAAATGATGAGAATGCGCGGAAAGCAAGAATTGCGGAGATTTGTCAGAAAAAGACGATTGGGGCGAGGAATTTGATGGATAGTGTTAAT acaACTCAACGTAAGCTCAATGAGCTGCTCGACGAACAAATCACCTACGGAAATGATGCTCTTTtggattga
- the srd-69 gene encoding Serpentine Receptor, class D (Delta) (Predicted): MDSLYYVFHIYWPVFFVTCSLLYFTMYILIYKFTTKILWPMRFFLYPSNAAMMISISMAFATQARKIYNNQSIALLSDGFCKYIGPNFCLHCYNLWTTFGITSCMINLHMLYYRTMCLKHLDPKKAERWTLMYSLHYLFPIAFQILMLIPPSNHMEVHSETLQFHPDYDYTPYLGFGGYSLAQKEYVEKTAMFLLVATFYYPIVGSYWKHQAMTMLKTHLSSNTSKVTRVMFQTLIKGLNFQILLPMISYIPTTSIYLFNKVTGEQFFLSQYIITFLGTLPCLLDPVVQIYFITPYREAVRKFFDGKPRQVETTNVSWASRVVT, from the exons ATGGACTCCCTTTACTACGTCTTTCATATCTACTGGCCCGTGTTTTTTGTTACCTGTTCCCTATTATACTTTACCATGTACATTCTGATCTACAAATTTACCACCAAAATCCTATGGCCAATGAGGTTTTTTCTCTACCCTTCCAATGCTGCAATGATGATCTCAATTTCAATGGCGTTTGCTACCCAGGCTAG aaaaatctatAACAACCAGTCGATAGCGCTTCTGAGTGATGGGTTCTGCAAGTACATTGGGCCTAATTTTTGTCTGCATTGTTATAATTTATGGACG ACTTTCGGAATAACCTCCTGCATGATAAACCTACACATGCTCTACTACCGTACCATGTGCCTCAAGCACTTGGATCCCAAAAAAGCTGAGCGATGGACCTTGATGTACTCCCTTCATTACCTATTCCCAATTGCTTTTCAG ATCCTAATGCTAATTCCCCCATCTAACCACATGGAAGTCCACTCGGAAACTCTACAATTTCACCCGGACTACGATTACACTCCCTACTTGGGCTTTGGAGGGTATAGCCTGGCACAAAAAGAATATGTGGAGAAAACTGCAATGTTTCTGCTTGTGGCGACATTTTACTATCCGATAGTTGGAAGTTACTGGAAGCATCAGGCGATGACGATGTTGAAGACTCATTTGTCATCAAATACATCGAAGGTCACACGAGTCATGTTTCAGACCTTGATCAAG ggcctgaattttcaaattctactGCCAATGATCAGCTATATCCCGACAACGTCTATATACCTATTCAACAAGGTTACAG GAGAGCAATTCTTCCTGTCCCAGTACATAATCACCTTCCTGGGCACCCTTCCGTGCCTCCTCGACCCAGTTGTTCAAATCTACTTTATAACACCATACCGGGAAGCTGTGCGGAAGTTTTTTGACGGAAAACCCCGCCAAGTGGAGACTACGAATGTTAGCTGGGCGTCTCGTGTAGTtacttga
- the H04J21.4 gene encoding Ubiquitin-like domain-containing protein (Confirmed by transcript evidence), translating into MSNNRRGIVKNNMRFVHIKFFGTLEVLHSHVEENEKLGRLDKRISEKIGVDAKFIRVTYNGRPIDPMDTPYSLGLSHTANFHVDILKNC; encoded by the exons atgaGCAACAATCGGCGTGGTATTGTAAAGAACAACATGCGGTTTGTGCAtatcaagttttttggaaCG ctagaAGTCCTCCACTCGCACGTCGAGGAGAACGAGAAGCTGGGAAGGTTGGACAAACGGATTTCCGAGAAAATCGGAGTTGACGCCAAATTTATTCG agtgACCTACAATGGACGTCCCATTGACCCTATGGACACACCGTATTCACTTGGATTATCACATACCGCCAATTTTCATgtggatattttaaaaaactgttga